A part of Rhinolophus ferrumequinum isolate MPI-CBG mRhiFer1 chromosome 11, mRhiFer1_v1.p, whole genome shotgun sequence genomic DNA contains:
- the LOC117031122 gene encoding olfactory receptor 8K3-like codes for MDQQNLTVLKEFILMGITDRPELQAPLFGLFLLIYVSSVVGNLGMIVLTTMDSRLQTPMYFFLRHLAFIDLGYSTAVGPKMLVNFVTNQNSIPYNWCAAQLAFFILFIISELFILSAMAYDRYVAICNPLLYTVIMAPRLCWVLVAVPYLYSAFLSLITTIKIFVSSFCGYNVISHFYCDSLPLLTLLCSSTREIELIILIFSAFNLVSSLLVVLVSYILILLAIFRMNSAEGRRKAFSTCGSHLTVVVVLYSTLTFMYVQPKSSHSFDTDQMASVFYTLIIPMLNPMIYSLRNKEVKGALRRIRKNLSKLPR; via the coding sequence ATGGACCAACAAAACTTAACAGTGCTAAAAGAATTCATTCTCATGGGGATCACAGACCGCCCTGAGCTGCAGGCTCCATTATTCGGGCTCTTCCTCCTCATCTATGTGAGCTCAGTGGTGGGCAACTTGGGCATGATCGTCCTCACCACGATGGACTCCAGGCTGCAAACACCCATGTACTTCTTTCTCAGACACCTGGCTTTCATTGACCTTGGTTATTCAACAGCTGTGGGACCGAAAATGTTGGTAAATTTTGTAACTAATCAAAACAGTATCCCCTATAATTGGTGTGCTGCACAGCTGGCTTTCTTCATCTTGTTCATCATTAGtgaacttttcattttgtcagccatggcctatgaccgctacgTGGCCATCTGTAACCCTCTGCTCTACACAGTCATCATGGCACCAAGACTATGCTGGGTGCTGGTAGCGGTCCCCTATCTCTACAGTGCCTTTCTTTCTCTGATAACCACcataaagatttttgtttcatCCTTCTGTGGCTATAATGTCATCAGTCATTTCTACTGCGACAGTCTTCCTTTGTTAACTTTGCTGTGCTCAAGCACACGTGAAATTGAGTTGATAATCCTAATCTTTTCAGCATTTAATTTGGTTTCATCTCTTCTGGTGGTCCTTGTGTCTTACATACTGATCCTTCTGGCCATCTTCAGGATGAACTCTGCAGAAGGCAGGCGCAAGGCCTTCTCCACCTGTGGATCCCACCTGACTGTGGTGGTTGTATTGTATTCAACTCTAACCTTCATGTATGTGCAGCCCAAGTCCAGTCATTCCTTTGATACTGATCAAATGGCTTCTGTGTTTTACACACTGATAATCCCCATGCTGAATCCCATGATCTACAGCTTGAGGAACAAAGAGGTGAAAGGTGCCCTGCGTAGGATACGGAAAAATCTGAGCAAACTCCCCAGATAA
- the LOC117030997 gene encoding olfactory receptor 5J2, which produces MIFLIQITPKLHTPMYIFLCCLSFVDACYSSAIAPKMLLNLLVVKGTISFSACMVQHLCFGVFVTTEGFLLSVMAYDRYVAIANPLLYSVAMSKRKCVGLITGSWICGTINSLIHTISLGRLSFCKLNAVSHFFCDIPSLLKLSCSDTSMNELLLLTFSGVIAMATFLIVIISYVFIVFAILRIRSAAGRRKAFSTCASHLTAVTIFYGTLSFSYIQPSSRYSVEQEKVVSVFYTLVIPMLNPLIYSLRNKEVKDAVKGP; this is translated from the coding sequence ATGATCTTCTTAATCCAAATCACTCCCAAACTTCACACACCTATGTACATTTTCCTTTGCTGCCTTTCTTTTGTAGATGCCTGCTATTCATCTGCAATTGCACCCAAAATGCTGTTAAACCTCCTGGTTGTGAAGGGAACCATTTCCTTCTCCGCTTGCATGGTACAGCATTTGTGTTTTGGGGTGTTTGTTACCACAGAAGGATTCTTACTGTCGGTAATGGCATATGACCGTTACGTGGCCATTGCAAATCCTTTGCTTTACAGTGTAGCCATGTCCAAGAGGAAGTGTGTAGGGCTGATCACTGGGTCATGGATATGTGGAACTATTAACTCATTAATACACACAATAAGCTTGGGTAGACTGTCCTTCTGTAAGCTGAATGCTGTCAGCCACTTCTTCTGTGATATTCCCTCACTCCTAAAGCTGTCGTGTTCTGATACCTCCATGAATGAGTTGCTGCTCTTAACCTTCTCTGGAGTCATTGCCATGGCCACCTTCTTGATTGTGATCATTTCCTATGTGTTCATTGTTTTTGCTATCCTGAGGATCCGCTCAGCAGCAGGCAGACGGAAAGCCTTCTCCACCTGTGCCTCTCACCTGACTGCTGTAACCATATTCTATGGTACGTTAAGCTTTAGTTATATTCAGCCGAGCTCCCGGTATTCCGTAGAACAGGAGAAGGTTGTTTCTGTGTTCTACACACTAGTGATTCCCATGTTAAACCCACTGATTTACAGTCTGAGAAACAAAGAGGTAAAGGATGCTGTGAAAGGGccatag
- the LOC117030636 gene encoding olfactory receptor 8K3-like, giving the protein METQNLTVLNEFILMRITDRPELQAPLFGLFLLIYVSSVVGNLGMIVLTTMDSRLQTPMYFFLRHLAFTDLGYSTAVGPKMLVNFVVDQNTISYYFCAIQLAFFLVFIVSELFILSAMSYDRYVAICNPLLYPVIMSQRICQLLVAIPYLYSTFVSLLVTVKIFNLSFCGYNVVSHFYCDSVPLLSLLCSNTHEIEMIILILAGFDLISSLLIVLVSYLLILESILRMNSAEGRHKAFSTCGSHLTVVIVFYGTLIFMYVRPGSSHSFDSDKVASIFYTLVIPMLNPLIYSLRNKDVKCALQRVWKKLHNLFS; this is encoded by the coding sequence ATGGAAACACAAAATCTAACAGTGTTAAATGAATTCATTCTCATGAGGATCACAGACCGCCCTGAGCTGCAGGCTCCATTATTCGGGCTTTTCCTCCTCATCTATGTGAGCTCAGTTGTGGGCAACTTGGGCATGATCGTCCTCACCACAATGGACTCCAGGCTGCAAACACCCATGTACTTCTTTCTCAGACACCTGGCTTTCACTGATCTTGGTTATTCAACAGCTGTAGGACCCAAAATGTTAGTAAATTTTGTTGTGGATCAAAATACAATCTCCTATTATTTTTGTGCTATACAGCTAGctttctttcttgtgtttattgTTAGTGAACTTTTTATTCTATCGGCAATGTCTTATGaccgctatgtggccatctgTAACCCTCTGCTTTACCCAGTCATCATGTCACAAAGGATATGTCAGCTGCTGGTGGCAATCCCCTATCTCTACAgcacatttgtttctcttctagtCACTGTAAAGATTTTTAACTTATCCTTCTGTGGCTACAATGTAGTCAGTCATTTCTACTGTGACAGTGTCCCCTTGTTATCTTTGCTCTGCTCAAATACGCATGAAATTGAAATGATTATTCTGATTTTAGCtggttttgatttgatttcctCCCTTCTGATAGTTCTCGTGTCTTACCTGCTCATTCTTGAATCCATTCTCAGGATGAACTCTGCTGAGGGTAGACACAAGGCTTTTTCTACCTGTGGATCCCACCTGACTGTGGTCATAGTATTCTATGGGACTTTGATATTTATGTATGTGCGACCTGGGTCCAGTCATTCCTTTGACAGTGATAAAGTGGCTTCCATATTTTACACTCTTGTTATCCCCATGTTGAATCCCTTGATCTATAGCTTGAGGAACAAAGATGTAAAATGTGCACTACAAAGGGTGTGGAAAAAACTAcataatcttttttcttaa
- the LOC117031120 gene encoding olfactory receptor 8K3-like, with protein sequence MAWTDKHNLTILNEFILMGITALPELQAPLFALFFTIYAVSVVGNLGLIIVTKTDSKLQTPMYFFLRHLAFSDLGYSTAVGPKMLVNFAVDQHTISYNGCATQLTFFGVFITSELFILSAMAYDRYVAICNPLLYTVVMSQRSCQLLVAIPYLYSVFLSLLVNIKIFTSSFCGYNVIRHFYCDCQPLISLLCSDTHEIKLIILIFSVFNLVSSLPVVLVSYFLILGAILRVNSAEGRHKAFSTCGSHLAVIVIFYGTLFFMYVQPKSGHTLDTDQMASVFYTLIIPMLNPMIYSLRNKEVKDALTRTWSMCANTLFKICCKIC encoded by the coding sequence ATGGCCTGGACGGACAAACACAATCTAACAATATTGAATGAATTCATTCTCATGGGGATCACGGCCCTCCCTGAGCTGCAGGCACCGTTATTTGCACTCTTCTTCACTATTTACGCGGTCTCAGTGGTGGGTAATCTGGGCTTGATCATCGTCACCAAGACAGACTCCAAGCTACAGACACCCATGTACTTTTTCCTCAGACACCTGGCTTTCTCTGATCTCGGTTACTCAACGGCTGTAGGACCAAAAATGCTAGTAAATTTTGCTGTAGATCAACATACAATCTCCTATAATGGGTGTGCCACCCAACTCACTTTCTTTGGTGTGTTTATCACCAGTGAACTTTTCATTCTGTCAgccatggcctatgaccgctacgTGGCCATCTGTAACCCTCTGCTCTACACAGTCGTCATGTCACAAAGGTCATGTCAGTTGCTGGTGGCAATCCCCTATCTCTACAGTGTCTTTTTGTCTTTGCTGGTCaacattaaaattttcacatcATCGTTTTGTGGCTATAATGTCATCCGGCATTTCTACTGTGATTGTCAACCGTTGATATCTTTGCTCTGCTCAGACACACATGAAATTAAATTGATAATTCtcatcttttcagtttttaatttggtTTCTTCTCTTCCAGTCGTCCTTGTGTCCTACTTTCTGATCCTCGGCGCCATCCTCAGAGTGAACTCTGCAGAGGGCAGGCACAAGGCCTTCTCCACCTGTGGATCCCACCTGGCAGTCATAGTGATATTCTATGGAACCTTATTCTTTATGTATGTGCAGCCTAAATCCGGTCACACACTTGATACTGATCAAATGGCCTCTGTGTTTTACACGCTGATAATCCCCATGCTGAATCCCATGATCTATAGCTTGAGAAACAAAGAGGTGAAAGATGCCCTAACTAGAACCTGGAGCATGTGTGCAAATACTCTGTTTAAAATATGCTGTAAGATATGCTAG